The following proteins come from a genomic window of Gottfriedia acidiceleris:
- a CDS encoding DUF2521 family protein, with product MNLITNFREKRRAKQIKFEKSLLKELKIMQLKAQLKDSFSYCIDADINQRKAREDYCLELAVETYLLGARYSRFGFYGEPIENVKQRSAKESEWLAYLFYSSVFGRKDDIQTEPFDRCKSFLNSWWLDGYVKGERRHRLRLSK from the coding sequence ATGAATCTTATAACAAATTTCCGAGAAAAAAGAAGAGCAAAGCAGATTAAATTTGAAAAGAGCTTATTAAAAGAACTAAAAATAATGCAATTAAAAGCCCAATTAAAGGATTCATTTTCATACTGTATAGACGCAGATATCAACCAAAGAAAAGCAAGAGAAGATTACTGTTTAGAGCTAGCAGTAGAAACATACTTATTGGGTGCAAGATATAGCCGATTTGGTTTTTATGGTGAACCAATTGAGAATGTTAAACAAAGATCAGCTAAAGAATCTGAATGGTTAGCTTATTTATTTTATTCATCTGTATTTGGTCGTAAGGATGATATTCAAACAGAACCATTTGACCGATGTAAATCCTTTTTAAATAGTTGGTGGTTAGATGGATATGTAAAAGGAGAAAGAAGACATAGACTTCGTTTATCAAAGTAA
- the cwlD gene encoding N-acetylmuramoyl-L-alanine amidase CwlD, whose protein sequence is MKRWHLIVIIVTFVFLILSIPLLQKTSKTWNFRGLPLDGKVIVLDAGHGGPDGGASGGDVIEKVVALSITNKLRDYLQGQGATVIMTRDGDYDLAEDGMKGYSRRKSVDLRKRVEIINGSNADLYISIHLNSLPRTSSKGAQTFYYGSLIENERFAKYVQAELRESLNNTHRLAKIINHVYLMKYAKVPGALVEVGFLSNYEETQQLRDEEYQDKLAAAIYRGVIRYYTDKNEPPN, encoded by the coding sequence ATGAAAAGATGGCATTTAATCGTTATCATTGTAACCTTTGTTTTTTTGATTTTGAGTATACCTTTATTACAAAAAACGTCAAAGACCTGGAATTTTAGAGGACTACCTCTAGACGGAAAAGTAATTGTTTTGGATGCTGGGCATGGTGGACCAGATGGAGGTGCTTCAGGTGGTGATGTTATTGAAAAAGTTGTTGCTCTATCGATAACAAACAAACTAAGGGATTATTTACAAGGTCAAGGCGCAACGGTTATTATGACAAGAGATGGAGATTACGATCTAGCAGAGGATGGAATGAAAGGATATAGTAGAAGAAAAAGCGTTGATTTAAGGAAAAGGGTAGAAATTATTAATGGATCAAACGCAGACCTATACATATCAATTCATTTAAACTCCTTACCAAGAACATCTTCAAAAGGTGCACAAACATTCTATTATGGTTCATTAATTGAAAATGAGCGTTTTGCAAAATACGTCCAAGCTGAGTTAAGGGAAAGTCTAAATAATACTCATCGATTAGCGAAAATTATTAATCATGTTTATTTGATGAAATATGCCAAAGTACCAGGTGCGCTTGTAGAAGTTGGCTTTTTATCAAATTATGAAGAAACTCAGCAGTTAAGAGATGAAGAATATCAAGATAAACTTGCTGCAGCTATATATAGAGGGGTTATTAGATATTATACAGATAAAAATGAACCGCCAAATTAA
- a CDS encoding Mrp/NBP35 family ATP-binding protein has protein sequence MLTNEQVLSLLGTINEPFLNKSLADLDAVKEISIKEEKKHVSVKIALLKTGTAEQMQIQTQIVQLLKQNGADTVGIRFTELTEEEKGQFIEGNEENSTLSLLDNKKVQFLAIASGKGGVGKSTVSVNLAVSLARLGKKVGIIDADIYGFSVPDMMGITTRPVIRGERIIPVERFGVKVISMGFFVEDNSPIIWRGPMLGKMLQQFFTEVEWGDLDYLLLDLPPGTGDVALDVHSMLPSCKEIIVTTPHPTASIVAARAGVMALKTNHEIIGVVENMSYYESKKTSEKEYVFGKGGGERLAKELQTTLLGQLPLQQPDWDEEDFAPSIYDKDHPTGKIYTSIAEQVVEKIVLNK, from the coding sequence ATGCTTACTAATGAACAAGTATTATCACTTTTAGGTACAATTAATGAGCCATTTTTAAATAAATCATTAGCAGATTTAGATGCTGTTAAAGAAATATCGATAAAAGAAGAGAAGAAACATGTAAGCGTTAAAATTGCATTGTTGAAAACGGGCACAGCTGAACAAATGCAAATTCAAACACAAATTGTTCAGCTATTAAAGCAGAATGGTGCTGATACAGTTGGAATTCGATTTACTGAATTAACAGAAGAAGAAAAAGGTCAGTTTATTGAAGGCAATGAAGAAAACTCAACACTTTCACTTTTAGATAATAAAAAAGTACAATTTTTAGCGATCGCAAGCGGAAAAGGTGGAGTAGGAAAATCAACTGTTTCTGTAAACTTAGCTGTTTCTTTAGCAAGATTAGGTAAAAAAGTTGGTATTATTGATGCTGATATTTATGGCTTTAGTGTACCGGATATGATGGGAATTACGACAAGACCTGTGATCAGGGGTGAGCGTATTATTCCAGTTGAACGTTTTGGAGTAAAGGTTATATCAATGGGATTTTTTGTAGAAGATAATTCACCAATTATTTGGAGAGGTCCAATGCTTGGTAAAATGCTACAACAGTTTTTCACAGAAGTTGAATGGGGAGATTTAGACTATTTATTATTAGATTTACCACCAGGTACTGGAGATGTAGCGTTAGACGTTCATAGCATGTTACCATCTTGTAAGGAAATAATTGTAACAACACCACATCCTACAGCTTCAATTGTTGCAGCTAGAGCGGGAGTAATGGCATTAAAAACAAACCATGAAATTATTGGTGTTGTAGAAAATATGAGTTATTATGAAAGTAAAAAAACTAGCGAAAAAGAGTATGTTTTTGGTAAAGGTGGAGGAGAAAGGCTTGCAAAAGAGCTTCAAACAACTCTATTAGGACAACTACCTTTACAGCAGCCCGATTGGGATGAAGAGGACTTTGCTCCTTCAATATATGATAAAGATCACCCAACTGGTAAAATCTATACGTCGATTGCTGAGCAAGTAGTCGAAAAAATCGTATTAAATAAATAA
- a CDS encoding KinB-signaling pathway activation protein, with protein MTSRKLVRLFFTTLLVGGIATIITGILYGYKEYLGYVQDGRFIKLLVEVSFLFILGLVFSAVSQMGFFAYLTIHRFGLGLFKSLWNTVQIVLIILALFDLAYFRFKEYAHGEAFTVYLIFPIVLLVGSLIVSYIKMKETNKGAFIPALFFMIVVTIVEWVPALRQNDLSWLILMLVPLFICNAYQLLTLHKILKS; from the coding sequence ATGACGAGTCGGAAATTGGTTCGATTATTTTTTACAACATTACTAGTTGGTGGAATCGCAACAATTATAACAGGTATTCTTTATGGTTATAAAGAGTACTTAGGTTACGTTCAAGATGGTAGATTTATTAAGCTGCTAGTAGAAGTATCATTTTTATTTATATTAGGATTAGTATTCAGTGCAGTAAGTCAGATGGGATTCTTTGCATATTTGACAATACATAGATTTGGATTAGGCTTATTTAAGTCTTTATGGAATACAGTTCAAATTGTATTAATCATATTAGCTTTATTTGATCTAGCTTATTTTCGATTTAAAGAGTATGCGCATGGAGAAGCTTTTACTGTATATTTAATATTCCCAATAGTGCTTTTAGTAGGTAGTTTAATTGTTTCTTATATAAAAATGAAAGAAACAAACAAAGGGGCGTTTATTCCAGCATTATTTTTTATGATTGTCGTTACAATCGTTGAATGGGTTCCTGCATTAAGACAGAATGATCTTTCGTGGTTAATTCTAATGTTAGTACCGTTATTTATTTGTAATGCGTATCAGTTATTAACTCTACACAAAATACTAAAAAGCTAA
- the pdaB gene encoding polysaccharide deacetylase family sporulation protein PdaB: protein MLFYFYITSKRKLKQFSLITIIAFFTACLVYIQAPKTFSTFSTNKGPMAIYKGDASQKNVALTFDISWGDENVLKVLDVLRNQKITNATFFLSASWAERHPEIVETIVKQGHEIGTLGYRYKSYTQLTPVEMQRDLNNSAEVFNRLGVKDVKLFRPPNGEYNKEVIKLAARNNLSVIHWSVNTEDWRNPGTNKIVKSVENNTDPGAIILLHASDSALQTPKALPLIWSYLKDEGYKNITVSQMISNTKTNIKIVK, encoded by the coding sequence ATGCTTTTTTACTTTTACATCACTTCAAAAAGGAAATTAAAGCAGTTTTCTTTAATTACTATTATTGCATTTTTCACAGCTTGCTTAGTTTATATACAAGCACCTAAAACATTTTCAACTTTTTCAACCAACAAGGGGCCAATGGCAATTTACAAAGGTGATGCCTCACAAAAAAATGTCGCTCTTACTTTTGATATAAGCTGGGGCGATGAAAATGTACTCAAAGTTTTGGACGTATTACGAAATCAAAAAATTACGAATGCCACTTTTTTCTTATCTGCATCATGGGCAGAGCGACATCCAGAGATCGTTGAAACCATCGTTAAACAAGGTCACGAAATTGGAACACTTGGATATCGTTATAAAAGCTACACTCAACTAACTCCAGTTGAAATGCAAAGAGATTTAAATAATTCAGCAGAAGTATTTAATCGTCTAGGCGTAAAAGACGTTAAGTTATTTAGACCACCAAATGGTGAATATAATAAAGAAGTTATAAAACTTGCTGCACGGAACAATCTTTCTGTGATTCATTGGAGTGTTAATACTGAAGACTGGAGAAATCCTGGGACAAATAAAATTGTTAAAAGCGTAGAAAATAATACTGATCCAGGCGCCATCATTTTGCTTCATGCAAGTGATTCCGCACTTCAAACTCCAAAAGCATTGCCATTAATTTGGTCCTACTTAAAAGACGAAGGATATAAAAATATAACTGTTTCTCAAATGATATCTAATACTAAAACAAATATTAAAATTGTAAAATAA